The Arachis duranensis cultivar V14167 chromosome 9, aradu.V14167.gnm2.J7QH, whole genome shotgun sequence genomic sequence cgttggcccaatttttgggccaaaaccctttaagattagcactccaaatcgcactttaaatattttacctcctctaattataattcctcatttcttaatcttatttactcatattcaattttctcagctgcagtaccagactggtctcagccggtactgccggccAAAATTCTACTGCAcacttttacgcagaaaactatgtttttcgactcggaaaaattcactgaatccaaatatcatatttaaatcatcaaattccaattgccaaatcttccaaccatattcgctcctatttaacttattatttaattaatttcggttagaccagGTATTACACATTGATGAACTGTTTGAACGGTTCAACACTATCATTGTTGGATACTAAaacaatacaaaaatattatgtaaatagaaaagtaataaggTCTTCCGAACTTCGTCGTCCATATccctaaaaagaaaaagatctcTAGCGGAGTGAGAAAATCGTCCTCGCTGGTTCTCACTATAGAGTTAGAGAATTGCTATaataagatatataaaaataaaactatttttaaagtACAATGATTAATAGTTGCCTTAtgtatcttttcaaaaccaaggatttatattcaaaaatccaaaatcctttttaaaaaagaaatccattaattcttcaaaaattcaaaacctttttaaaagtttttcttAGATAGTATGAATGACAAAGttgttccaagcataggttcattaagtctatattGAACCAGTTtagtttttcatactttactaaacTAGAAGCACAAACCAAACACGGCCCTCGGCCCAAACAATTTAGTCAAcgtctgtaacaccctaacttttggTACCTCATAATTGTACTAAATGTCCGAGCGCTACCTACCTCtatttctttaattatatactatgtttatttaatattgagccttcgcGAATACGAACAAAAACtcttattaagaaaataaagattctttattttaaacctcttaaccccaaaggtatatatattcacatagcATTAAAATACATTGATTTATTCCAAGATTCTCAAAAACAAATCCTACccctctaaaaactaaaaataacaaACGACGAGGGGAGaataaattctaacaactcAACTCGTGAACATAATCTTCTATGCTCCTGTAGCTCCGCACTAAACCTTTGCACCTATAGCTGAAAAGGGTGAAAatagggggtaagaactggAGAGTTCTTAGAAGGGTCTGGGTGTATAGTTATattcattttatatatactagGTCAGCAATAATAGTCAACAAAGTACAATCCaattcaacaattatagaatacAGAATTTAAACAATCATTTAGCATACCcacaatcacagaaaatacTCACAAATAAATAtgcacaaacaagtatgatgcatgtctatccctagtgcaggtaatgagctcatctgtcggtttcgaCCTGCTCCCGACGTAACTCAGCAACCTTTGTCTGAGTTTAGTTTCCAGTGCCATAACCTCTGCAAgtaacctctgtcttacaggtgtGACTCTCTTGAGCCGATATATGCAAACATAACCTATGTAAGCAACCTCAATCGTACAGGTGAGGTTCTCTCTGGCCAATGTATGTATcgataacctctgtaagcaacctctatcTTACAGGTGCGACCATCCCTTAGATTGGCCGATGTATCTTTGGAGGCAAATCTCAGTAGACTCACCACCATATCTCTGCTCATTTTTAGCAGGTACACAATCATCTCAACTCGTTCTTAATGCTAAATAATACATCTACTTATCTCCTATTCGTttcgttctttcttttgtttcttttattcctGCTCTCTACTCTTCTATGACAAAGGTTCTTTagattcttttaatattttcttttcttcttcttttattttacttgttttAATACCAGAAATCATCTTCACACTCTTCCCTCATCTCTCCCTAGATGTTTTATGAAGAGTGAATCATAAGATTCTTAACTTAGGTTCGTCTTTCTACAACTTTTAAGTAGGTTATTGTTTAACTCTTCTATTCTGTTATAGTACAAATTACTAATGTAtaatatatttcaaaaatactttgataatattcttaataaattaataacaataataataattttctttattattcaaaatttataacttaagctttattattaaacttttataaattattctGAATCTTTGaactttctaaaatatttatatttttatcccaacatattttatagtttattaaAATACTCTCACATGTAGTATAATTACCAAAATAACTTTGcatcttttctaaaatattcattttatCCTTGAACTTCTTAATTATTACCCAAAATACCCCAAAACGTATATAATTACAAAACTaacttcaatttttattaaattactatttcaatctcaaatataaattttattttcctgATTATAACTTTATCAAAGGACTGAACCCTATTTCTGAAATTCTTTAAGTTTTTAACTTGAGTTTTAAGTCTGTTTTTAAGTTTTACTATTACCAAATTTTTGCTGCTTTTCATTTAATCTTTTGGCCATCAAACCAcataaattttaatcaaattctcATTCACAACAGCCctaaaatcatcaaaataacCCCAACTGGACTGTTCTTCATGGCCGAACCATAattcaaaaacaacaacaataattcaataaaatttcaacataaatttaatcaaactcaactaataatcaatcaaaccaactttcacttatcaaattcatatttatttattataaaattaccaaaCCCTACCTACGTACGAAATCAAAACAACGAAAGCTCCGAAAAAGTTTTCTGACCGAACTGCTGAAGAAAAAAACGTCAGAAATCGTCTATGCCTCCTAAAAATCTAATTGGCCGAACTTAAGAGAAAGGAGAATTATGTCACCGTCAACTTCTACCAAATAAAAATAACGTCaacgtaaaaaagaaaaagatacaaacacttttatcagattaaatttttaattagagttATGGATTTCAAAAAATCGAACGCCGAAAATTTACGGTGCCATGGCTTCTCGTTCTCTCTCACTCACGGctctttgtttctttattttctttccttggtTCCTTTgaatgaaataaagataagaaagaatGACGATGATTAAGGAATAAGAGGTaggtattttatatatataaaggaaACGTGGCATtggttttataaaaaaataattaattttttatataaaattttcaataaatataataaattgtaaatcactcattatttaatttttaaaaattcggaTTGTTATAACGTCCAATTCATCACAATCCACTCAATTTTAGTTATAGATACAAGTAGAAatgttcaaacacaatcaagcaGTTATATCAAGTAGAGCAAGTAGCAGTTAAACATATTTATTCATATAGAaaaaccaattacaatatgcacacccaaacaatgtcacatagatacagatgatgaatgtctgtactatggctgatgagtctcatttgtcggttataaagTCAAACCCAacatgtccggtagctaaccttGGATAGAACTCCAAACACGGAGCAAGTGGGATAATGtcacaacccttgcatcttacctACGTACCCGGAGCAGGGGACAACTTCACCCTTGCCTCTTACCCAAGTGGTGTTACATTTCTCAATCCGGAGCAAGCGGCGATAGAATTCTACCCTTGCATCTTATCCGGAGGCATATTACAATCAAATTCAAGCTCAATTTTATTATCCTTCcaattcattcataatcatttttGCACTTTCTCAACAATCCACATCAAGTAAATCATCATTCATGCCATATATCACTTTTTTCTCAAATCACTTTACTTTGAAACCAAAATCCTTTCTCTTTATAACATTCTTTTCCACACAATCTAATTTTTCCCAAACCAACTTCAAAAATCATTTCATTCTTAAACCATTTGCTTACCCACTTTAAATTAggagttattaattaattaccgCAACAAAGTCTCAAGATTTTGAGGGAGAATCTGCCTAACTTCAAtttcttaaattcattaaagatccttaaaaaataattgttttccTAATTtgaatcaaaatcaaatcagaAGAATCAGGAGTCCCAAACAATTTTCAAAGCTGAATCATTCAGAACAAACTAGTCCATTCAAATCAAAACTACCTTCAAGTTCACATTTAAAACCAATTATCTGACTTCTTTCAAATGTCACAAACAAAGTTACCCAATTAAAGTCCAATTTTCTTTAAATCTACTAAAATTCCTCCAATTGAAATCCTCAAGTCAAATACAAAAACATAAAcctttttcatatttaaaatcGCCTTAAAatataagtttcttctaaatGACTTGCTccaaaaagaaatataataCTTTTCTTACGAAACAAGACTAAATCATAATTCTCTTTACAATAATTcatttcaaaacataattcatcaCTTTCTTAAATAATTCAAGTAAAATAGTAAAAGTCTTAAACTCATAATTTTCCAAATAACATTTCAATAAAGTCTCGGATTTTATAagaatttcggcagcacctccactaaaacttggactttgccacccttttcgggtcccaacCAAAACATTCCGCAACCCTTTCCAACgggttcaaaaccaaatcagttCAAAATCAAGCTGATTCCAAAAGTgcacatcattttcatatttcaaGAAAACCGATtcaaactcaaatcaaattttcaatggaTTAGACTCATTTTCAAAACTTTAAAGAAACACTTCAAGAACCGTCCGTTTAgcaaaaccaaacaataatgcAGTCAGACAAACATTAATATCCATCCAAGACAACCAAACAATACATAAGACTTATACAATCACTAAAAATACATTTCTCACATCAATATCCATTTAAAacaatttcaaattataaagtttagtTTTCAGAAAAAGTCCATACCTTGACAAGTCGAAACCATAACCCAAATGCGTCAACTAAACTCTTTTCTCTCAGCCCAAAAATCAAGGGCAACTTTAATTCCAGGTCCGTACACTTTCGCAACAACATAAATAGCTTTAAAACACAACATACAACCTCGGTTACTAACTCATAACACATTAATCTTGCAATGACTTATTACTCGTAACAGAACACTAACGTGGGGGtttatcaaaacaaaaatacttACTATAATAAGAAAACAGAGCAGTAGTGGTCTCTGAACCAGTTTAGCGGCAGCCCCGGCAGCCATCCCACGACAGTGGTGACCAGAACTCCGACGACGGCGACCGAAACCAACATGCAGTGATTGTAACATTTTCCcgaaaattcaaaagaacatAAACCAAACTCAAAATCCTTACTAGCAGTATTTTCCGGCGACAGCAGCGGGGCTTTGGGCGGCAGAACTTACGGTGGCTGGGCGCGGGTCTCCCCTCTCCTCTACTCCCCGtgctctctttcttttctctgtgTGACACGACGGCTTCCCTCTCAATGACACGACGATGGCAGTGATGATTGGGGGCGACGAACAATAGCGGCAGGTGAGATGCGACGGCGTGGGACGTCGGTGACAACTCCCCAGCTCGCGCTCTTCCTCCCCTCGTTTTCGTCAACAGTGACAACTTAGCGGCTGGATGCACAACAGCAGTTCTCTCTTTTCTGTCGCAGCNNNNNNNNNNNNNNNNNNNNNNNNNNNNNNNNNNNNNNNNCGACGGTGGCGAACTCCTTGTGACGGCGCggtcttcttccttctctctttctcctctccgtTTCCCTCACTCCCCGatcttcattttctcttttctttcttcttagaACCGTGTCTCTGTATGTGTGTTGGTGAGGAACATGGTAAGTGAGGTGAGTGAGGGTGTGTGCGGCTGAGAGTGGGAAGTGAGTGAATGAGTGTAAGTGTGTTAGGGTTTGGGATGGTGTGGATTAGTTtaggtatttttattaaaaataggagtagtaatgtaattttataaaataattaaaaatattgaataataattaaaaaccaAACTAAATACAAAATTTCCATCTTTAAAATACCTTTCAATTAAAAAGttgtaaattattttcaatcaaatgttaatttaataaaagatggaaataagtaaattaattctcctttgttcataaaataagattaaaaatctaaatattgaaattaaCGCATACAAAAATactcattatttttaaattataaaagctTTAAATTATAAGTAAGAATCCGCCCAGTTTATATACAAAATCTCAAAAATATAATCTCAAGTAAATATAAacaatcataaataatttattaataatttttcaaaattcagggTCTTACAGTTGGATCCACACTCTTCGATGTAGTCGGCATCACCGGGCTCTCACCAATTGGCCTACTTGTGCTTACTTTCGACATAAAACCTGAGCACAAGTAcaaatattgttaaaaaatgCTCTTATGGAGAATTTATGAAGCAAAACATGGGAGAAGATAATAGCTCAATCACAGAGGATGAACATGTAGCCTTTTTATACTACATGCTCAACGCTATAGTTTCTTGCTCGAGACGTGTTTTGATGCAAAAACCATACATTACAATGGCTGTTcttattgtaacaccctaactatcaaaaGTCGTACTtccggctgcgccactctgataacTCGGGTATTACGACGACTCTTGAAATATTTAGTGCTAAATTATGAGCCTGTTTATAATTTTTCCGAATATTCGAAATATACATCCATACGTTACAATACTTACAAATAattcatatacatatatatatatgtcgtCCATATCttgaaaagggaaaaatctgTCGGGGAGTGAGAATATcgtcctcgaaagggttctcactaTAGGGTTACAGAATTGTTATGCTAAGATACGAAAATGAAACCGTTTTTAAAGTACAGTGATTAATATCTGCCTTATGCTTCTTTTCAAAACTAAAGATTTAACATTCAAAATCTGGAATCCTTTCTAAAAGGGAAAGCTGTTAATCTCTCAGAAatctaaaagttttttttttctttaaaaattttcctTGGACAGCATGAATGACCAAActgttccaagcataggttcagtaagtctatgctgaaccagtttagtttttcatacttttttaACCCAAAAGCACAAACCAAACACAGTTTTCAGCTCATCTCATAATCAACCACGGTCCTAGGCCCAAGCAACTCAATCAACCACCAATTCATCACAGTTCAATCAATTTTCAGTCACAAACACAAGTAAGaaggttcaaacacaatcaagcaGTTATATCAAGTAGAGCAATTAGCAATTACACATAActattcacataggcaaaccaattacaatatgcacacccaaacaatgtcatacaaatgcatatgatgcatgcctgtcctatggctgatgaggctcatctatcggttatccagccaacccgacaagtctaaATTGTCCTTAGACTATCCCCCGTCGCGCATtccatgagtctatgcatagatttTACATTTATACATCATTCAAATCACTCATTGGGGGCTATCCATACCCCGggaatttatacgtgcccggtcacccttacgacgtagggtcaacagagtatcgagatccaacctggaacacgtggtggcaagccactgtTCTTTACCCAGggaactcgtatctcagataaatGTGCCGAAGCCACATATGTTTATTCATAGTCATTCATCCATCATCATTTCCGcatttcattaacaattcaTATCAAACCAATCATTATTCAAGCCATAAGTCACCTTTTATTTCTCGAATCTCTTCAAACACATAATTCAACTTTCCTCAAAATCAATTGCTTTTCAAATCTTAGTCGGTTAATATAACATTTTACAAAACTTCCAAGAGACTTTCAATCATCACCTGAAAATGGAACTTTCtttgaaaagacacaagactttaGGGAAGAATAACCTGCCTCGCTTCTTAAACTCTTTAGAAATCCTCGGAATCATAATTACTCAAATTGAAGTCATTTAAAATGGAGACTTAAAACTAAAACCAAGGCATGTAGGCCAAAAGTTCCGAGCCACTTTTAAAACCAACTTATTTATGCTTCAAAGCCAATTTCATTTCGTTTGTAAATCGGAAACCTTTCCAAGCTCGGAGTTATTTAGTCTTGTTAAGTCAAAATTTGAAGAATACTTCAAAAGCAAAACGAACCTAATTAATCAAAGTTCAACTTCTTTTAAAATCCACTAAAACTCTTCCAAAAGTACTTCTTTAATAAACTTCAAAACATAGGCCcctttataattaaattaatcgggaaacataaatttttattaaacagCTTAAACTCGaaacaccaatttttttatgaaaattcggcagcatctcccctaaaacttggactttgccacccttttggGTCCTAACCAAACCAATCCTCAACTCTTTTCCAAAGGGTTCAAGACCAAATCAGATTTcaataaaactaaatttaaactttaaatatcaaaaaaatcatTTCAAGCCAAACCAATCAGAAATatcaattttaacaaaattaaacattatcttagtcaagcaaacaaccatattcatccaagacaaataaaaaaaatacataagactTACATAATCACCAAAGAAAGCATTTCGCTTATCATATCAATTTATAACAGTTctactttaaaataaattaacttttataaaaGCCCCTACCTCGACACGTTCAAACCACAATCCAAATGCCTCCAGAGATTCCTTTCCTCTCAACCCGAAATCAATGGCAACTGAAACCTCAGCTCTGCTTGCTTCCTCAAACGTGAGGTGTGACATCGGtttctaaatcctaaaatatGAATATTGTGGAAACCTCAAAACACACAACAGAAAACCAAAGGCGAGGATTCCGGGGTAGGGACACTTACTAGAATAAAAGAACGATGCACCAGCCACCCCAAACTTAACCGATGAGCTTCAGTGAGCCATGAGCTTAGTGGCTCAGCAACAACCTTAATTTTTGACATGCAAACCCATAAAATTAACCCTACAACATCTATACATCAGAATTCTTAACCACAGATAGCTAGAATGATTACAGAAAGAGCTTCAAGGCGCAGGCAACTCACTGTAAAAAGAAGAACAACAGAAGTGGAACGGCGGCTCCAATGGCGACCTCTGGCAGCGGCGACGGAGACAGCTTCACAAACGGCAACGTGGTTTGGCGATGGGCGGACCGGCGGTGACAGATCCGACGCGCGTCTCCTATCTCCATGGCTGAGCTCCCTCACGGTTCTGTTTCCTCTCTCGCGCGTCCTTCTCTTGTGACGGAACACTGTCGGAGACGGCATGGAGCACGGCACGGCGGTGGTGAAAACCGGCGACGACATTAACGGCGCGGCTGACGGCGATGGGCGACGCGACTGATGGCGCGACTCCCTCTCCTCGCTATGGCACAGCTGGCAGTGGCAAGGACAAATGGCGGCGAGGTTGACGGCAGCGAGTTTCTCCTCCCCTGGTGCtcccttcctctctctctcgGATTCCCCTCTCCTCTCATCCTTTTCTTCTCCCTCGGGCCTCCTTCCCATATCcccccttttttctttctttttcttttcttctttcttcctttcagCTGATAGTTAGGTTTGTGTTTAATGTGTGTGTTGTGTGTGGGTCTTGCTGAGTGAGTGAGGGGTTGGGTTCAGCATGTGTGTGGTGTGGGTTATAATGAGAGAAGGTGAGtgagtttagggtttggggtagTGTAGGTTAGTTtaggtatttttattaaaactttAGGTATAGTAgtgtaattttataaaataaataaaaagatagaataataattaaaaaccaaattaaatataaaatatccatCTTTAAAATACCTTCCAATTACAAATTTGTAAATTAGTTTCAATTAAAtgctaattaaataaaaattagagataaataaattaattctcctttatttataaaataaggttaaaaatctaaatatttaaaagtaagacatataaaatatttactatttatttatttattttcttttataagaactctaaataataaataagaatttactcaacttatgtataaaaatttctaaaaatatgatcttaaataaatataatagatcataaatatttaattaataacctTTCAAAATTAGGGGTCTTACACTTATTCatgaaaaacacaaactcaacCTAGCCAAATTACTGTTAGAAAATCTTTATGATGAGCTAGGACAGATGGTTGATAGCCTTCGAAGCATCTTTCGTTCGTGCCGGAAAACCTCTCTGGTTACTACAACTTTAGCTAAACGTTGTCTTTGAAAAGCACATGAAATATAAAGGGGTGGATCCTTTAGAAAGGCAAAACTTTGAAAGACTCAGATTGGTCATCTACAACCAAATTTTACCCATTCACGTTCCACCAACGAGCTCTTCTGGGATGTATTTTGTGAGACTTCACTCGAGCACTAGTTTTCGAAATGGAAACTTAAATTTTGCTCCATCCGTTGACCACAAATGTGGACTAACTTGGTTTTGACGTCCCATAGTTCGAAAAGACAAAGATATAGATGCACAATGTCTGAATGATGAAATGTGGTTGAACTTTCTCATTATTTAAGTGATACCAACAGGCATTCCTCAATACAAGAAAGACCAATTCTGAGTCACTCTTCATGCTCTCCATTATGTAGCAAGACAAATGGGTTTCTCAAGCTTTTCCAGCACCATTCCCAAGCAAAACTCCTCTCTGCCAGATAAACtttaaaaggaagaaagaaatcgACCAGTGTCTCGAGCAGAACAAGAAACATCAAAGTAGCTACTTCCTTCTCTCTTTTACTCATAGTAGTTATGTTACTAATTTCTTCTTCGAATGGTGGAACAACTATTACTCCCGCTACGATTGATCACTAGAGGATATCTCCATGGGACTTATAAAATCTTTTCCAGGCTGCATTGAAGTACTAATTTTGAAACCCTCAAAAAGAAATACTGAGCCATCACACATCAGAAGGCAAAAAAGATGCAAATAGTCTCGTCAAAAGTTCCTCAAACCAGCAAGGTATCTAGAACAACTTCAAACTCATCTTTTATGCAAATATAAGTACTACTTGCTTTCGACAACAATCCATTCTCTTTACATACATTTGACACACTTCCATTTAGGGAGACTTCTCCATTCCAGAATCTACTGATAAATCCATCAATTCATCTTCAAAAGGGACTCCTAGCAACTGAAATGAATCCTCTAATACCTCAAACTCCTCAAATTCTGACAATTTATCAAGCTCATCACACTCATCAAGCTCTCATCTTCGAGAAGCTAAGGTATTTCAACGGTCCTTATTATGTCCATTtacaaaacatattttttataatttcgagatcaattctcaacccaagaaactaaaatcatTACAGGTCAAGAAATCTCCTCATAAACTAcctttgatttgaaaaataacacCAATCAAACCCAAATCTTTTgaacagaagaaaaaagaacTTTCAGCTTCTTTCTCATCAAGTGGACACATCTTGTTGCATTATTTACACGATGAGAAAGAGGTTAGTTAACCTATCAAAGAAACTGACTTCAAAGATCAATAGGACAAAGAAAGACCAATAAAGAAACTGACGACAAAGATGACCAAGACAAAGAAGGTCAAACCATCGAAAAATAACCCTTTCCTGAAAAGATTGATGTCGATCTTACTCTCCCTTCTTCTCCATCCATGGAAAATATTCTAACTAAAGAACATAAGGAAGACAATAAACCTGGCTCCAATATTGACACACAAGCTAATGATACATACAACATTGTTGACAGAGTTGATCCTGGTACCGATCCACAACAGAATGCAAACAATCTGCACCAGACAAAGCTTCTAGTCCACAAGAGGCCAATTTAGAAGAACTCCTTTCTACTGTCTCAAGTTTATCTCACAAAATAGAAGTTACTTCTCGATTTCCATCCACCGATAAATCATCGGAATTTGAATTTCTGAAACAGCTAACACCCCAGATCTTTGAAAGTTTAAAGAtgctttttcatcttttgaagCACACAATTGATGAAGGATAAATCGAGATGATTTGAATACTTTGCTCTCCGATATTCTGAGCACAACTCTTGAGTATCGAGTACCTATCTACTTCTCGGAGCAGgtgaagaaattcaagaaaatggataaaaagttatttatttctCACAACAAGCTCACTAACAATAAGAAAGGCATGGCAGAATTCGAGACAGAATCTGCACAACTTGAAGCTTCATTTGTatcaacacaaaaaatttacaaCAAATATGAAGCAAATGTTGCCCATGCAGCCAGTGCTCTCGAACAATTAGCTCAACGAAGCAAAGATCTTGAAAAGGAACTTGCCCAAGTTCGCACAGATGAAGCTTTGCTGCGAGGACCTTTCCTCAAAgttgataaaaagaaaagagaccTTAATCGGGAACTATGCGAAATGGAAAGCACTCGACCTGAAATTAGGAGGAAATACGAAAAGTTACAACTTGAAGAGCATGAAGAAGTTGTTGTCTATAGCTCAATTGATGAGGAGATAGTGCACCTCACATTTGACCTAAAGGAATTCTTGGAGCCCTATCTATGAAGACTTGGAATGCCAAGTttctttgtattttgttttcacTTACTTATCCTTTATTATCTTTATTCTATCGAcactttgttctttatttcacATATTGTCCTCCAGACATCAatactattttaaatatttttcattgatCGATTTAACTTTGACACCGGTATTAATATGTTTGTTTTTATAAGCATTTCTTAAATACAACTTGATTACTTGATAAAGTCCCTCCCAATTAGAGGACCACTTTCCATAAACCCTCGATTTTTTTCTAATggaaaagttatttttaaaactaattcacCAATATGAAAAACTTTTTCCTTTACATGTCAATTATAAACACGAGCCGTACTATCCTTTTGACGAATAATATTATCAAGTTCAAGGATACGTTCaccatataaattatttaattcatcGAACATAGCATTCTAATAATCTTCAATTGGCAAATAATCTTGTTTTATCACCTGCATAGTATTAAGATTAATTTCCAAAGGTAACGGCCTCATGGCCATAAACTAATTTATAAGGAGACGTATTTGTCGATCCTCTCGAAGAATTCCGTTAAGCCCATAAAACTTGACTTAATGTCTCGTGCCAAGTAGTGGTTTCTTACCGATTTGCtttttgattaaattaattaaaattttatttgcagCCTCAACTTGACCGTTTGCTTGTGCATAATATGGGGtcaaagttattatttttatattctttgaTGCCGCAAAATTACTTATGTGTCAACCAATAAACATGGTACCTTGATGAGTACTTAAATTTTAAGGAATTCCAAAATGTGGATTATATTCTCCTCAATAAAATTGATAATGTTATTTTGACCGACTTCTTTAAAAGGAATAGCTTCTATCCACTTAGTAAAATAATCTATTACTAAATAAACTTATGATTTTTTGATGATGGAGGATGAATCATACCAATCAAGTCTAAAGCACAACCTCTAAATAACTAAGGTTTAATGTTCGAATGCAATTCGGAAACAAGTATTTGTTGTATTACACCATGCTTTTGACATTCTCGGCATGTTTTTGCATATTCGGTGCAATCTTTGATCATGGTTGATCAA encodes the following:
- the LOC110275053 gene encoding uncharacterized protein LOC110275053, yielding MGRRPEGEEKDERRGESERERKGAPGEEKLAAVNLAAICPCHCQLCHSEERESRHQSRRPSPSAAPLMSSPVFTTAVPCSMPSPTVFRHKRRTRERGNRTVRELSHGDRRRASDLSPPVRPSPNHVAVCEAVSVAAARGRHWSRRSTSVVLLFTVVAEPLSSWLTEAHRLSLGWLVHRSFILDLETDVTPHV